In the genome of Desulfobotulus mexicanus, the window CTGCTGGAAATAGCCTCAGGGAAGAATGATCAGGCGGAAAGGCTTTTTGTGGCGGTGTAAAATCACAGCCCCTGAAATTCAAAGGGTTCGGATACAATAAAATGCCCAAGGGCATTCCCGGCATAAACCTGCCCTGCGTCCAGAGGGAGCTTCCTGACGGGTTTTCCAGCCGTAAAATCCACCTGATTCATGTCCACCCAGAGAATGTTTGGCGTCAGTACGTTTTCAAAAAAATAAATCAGGCGTTTCTGATCCGCCACAACCCGCCAGCGGGTACTTGAAATATGGGGCTGTCCTTCCGTGGATATGCCATAGGGAACCGAAACATTACGGATAACGCTGAACACACTGGCCACGGCAAGGTGAGGATTGCTGGTTTGCGGGATTGCATTGATATAGTACGACGCCCGCACAAAACGGTCTGCTGCCCGGTTGCTGCCGGGAAGGAAGATGGTGCCGGGAATATTCTCCCAATAGCCTTTGATTGCCAGCTGATCCTTGAACAGCGGATCATTGGTCATTACCTGATGTGAGGAATCGTGGTGAATCACCAGTCTGCCCTCGACATATTCAAGAATGGCACTGTCGCCAGAGGCATCGGATATGGAAAGATGTACCGTGGTAAACTTGTCCGTTCCGGGAATAAAGTCGGTGACAACAACAAACGCCTCTTTCCCCAGAGATGCAACGGCTTCCTTTACCGTGGCAAAATTATCGAGCACATACTGCGCCCATGCCGCAATGGTCAGCCCTGTTTTTCTTCCTTTCTTATCAAAAGGGGGGTATTCAGACTGAACCAGCCAGAGCATATTGGCAACCAGTCCTTTTTCATTCATGCCGTCCGGCGTTGAAATATCCCATGAACTGGTAGCAATGCTGCCGTAGCGGGACACCCACTTGAGGGAATTCGGCCCCACCTGACCACTCCGCTCCATGCCTCTGGGAAAGAGCCACAAATTGGGAGGAATATCAATGGAAAAATCCATGGTTCTTCCAGTGAGGACCGTCTGTTCGGGTCCGATGTATACAACCCGCGTACAGGCGTAGGCATCAGCAGCAAGGGCAAGGGAGCTGAAGATCATCAAAGCAGCCCACAGATTCATCATTTTTCTCATTGCATTTTTCCTTTCATAAGGGGAAAGCCCACTGGCACAATTGGAGGGCAGCGGAATTGCCGCGCGCCATACACTCAAAAAAGCTCGATAATGGGTAAAAGGAAAGCTCCTCAGATTTATAATATACTCCAAGCGGTCAACCGTGAAACATTAATGGGTTTTCTGTATCGTTTCAAGACTGCCCCATGTATCAAGAATGACCACGCAGAGTATAATACGGCCTTCCGTCAGCAATCAGAGCCTAAGCTCCGTTTTACCCATCTTTTCCTTGAGAAAGGGAACATAGGCCATGTCGGTCTTTAAGATATGGGTATTGAGCCAGTCTTTGAGAAAATCCATGAGATCCATGGTGACCGTCGCCTTTCCGCTCTCAAAATCCTTCTGAATCCCCACAACCCTTGCCACAAGATCCCTGTGAACCTTACTGTGGGACCGGCTTTCCGGGTATCCGTATCTGGCAAAAAGCTCTTCCTCATAGGCAAAATGGGTTACGGTGTAGTCTGCAAGCTGTTTGAGAATACCTCCCAGCTCAGCGGTCCCCTTTTGAAGCCGCATTGCCTTGTGAAGAAGATTGATCAGGCGCACAAGTTCTCTGTGCTGGTCATCAATGGTCTTGATGGATGTGGCAAGGCGTGAACTCCATGGCATCAGCTCCGGTATGTCCGACGCCTTCAGTCCGGAGTCAAGACCTCCGGCCTTCTCTTTATTGGATACCCTGAAAACGGCGATCATTTCCCTGAGATTTGAAGCCAGAAGATCCAGATCCTTTGCGCTGATACTCATATGGCTGGACCGGCCGGACATTTCTGCGGCCACCGTATCCACGGTTGCAATGTCCCTTGCAATTTCCGATGCCACAAGGGAGCTCTGGGCAACATTCTCATTCACTTCCCGGATACCGATGGAAGCCTGATCAATGTTTTCAGCCACCTCCGATGCCCTTGATGACTGCTCATCCACGGAAAGAACAATCTCGTGGACTATCTGATCCACCTGAGAAATCACCTGAGAGATGGTTCCTACCTCCTCTACGGTCTCACGGGTGGATGACTGGATGCCCCCTATCTTTTCACGGATAATGCGGGTGGCATCCGCCGTCTGATCCGCCAGCTTCTTGATTTCTCCGGCAACAACGGCAAAGCCCTTGCCGTATTCGCCAGCACGCGCCGCCTCTATGGTGGCATTGAGGGCCAGAAGATTGGTCTGCTCCGCAATTTCCGTTATCAGCTCCGTTACATTGCCAATTTCCTGAGCCGCTGCACCCAGCGTGCCGACCTTATCGGAAACCACATCCACCTGATTTCTGGCCTGGGTCGATATTTCAAGGGCTTCCCTGCAGTTCCCCGCCACTCCTGAAATATTGACCTGCATCTGGGCAGCGGCTTCTGCCACCATGGCAATATTGGTGGAAGCTTCCTCGCTGGCCGCAGCCACCGTATGCATACTGGTGTTCATTTCTTCTGCTGCCGCAGCCACGGAATTGGAACGGCGGTGCAGGTCCGATGCCTCCCCCTCCATTTCAGCAGACACCATGGCAACCTCTGAGGATGCAGCAGCAATACTCTGGGTTTTTCCTCCGACACTCATGATGATTTCATCAAGGGTGGCCACAAAAAGATCAAATCCCGCCGAAAGGCTGCCGATTTCATCCTCTCTCACAAGCCCCATTCGAACGGTGAGGTCCCGCTCTTTTCCTTTGATGGCCTTGCGAAGGCTGGCATTCAGTTCTCTGACGGGTGTAAGAAAAATACGATTGAAAAGAAAGCCCATGGCAAGCATGACAAAGAGCAGGCTGGCTGCAGCAGCAAGAACCATCCGCCCCAGCATCCCGTGGGAAAGGGTATGGGGAATGGCACGGATATCCTTCTGAAGCCCTTCCAGTAAGGCTCTGGTATCCGCATTCACAGAAACGGAATCCATGGCCTGAACCTGCGCTGCCATGGCTTCGGCAATGCGGGTGCTGTCATGGATCTGGACACTGCGAAAGGCCCACAGCATAAAAATCAGGGCCAGAATCACCACCAGCAGGAGCGATCCTGCAATTTTAACATCCAGACTTTTTTTAACCAGCGATGCAACCATGAATACCCGCCTCAGACATGAAGGGTTATACAAAAACAGAACCGCCATCGGTCCCTTTGCGAAAAAATCATCCAAACCAACGCCTGCACAGGTGGCAGAGTGCCTGATACAGGGGGGAGAATATGCTTTTTATTCGCCGATATCCTCGTTCCAGAGTGCAGAATTTTTTTTTATAAAATCTTTCATCTGCAAAATACAGCTTTCATCATTTAAAACTTCAACCTCAATGCCCCTTGATTGAAGGTAGTCTTCTGCGCCTTTGAAATTGATATTTTCTCCTATAACTATCTTTGGAATCTTATACAGCAATGCTGCACCGCTGCACATATCACAAGGGGACAGGGTTGTGTACAAAACAGAATTTTTATAATCTCTGGCAGTAAGCCTTCCTGCTTTTTCAATACAATCAATTTCCGCATGTAACACAGCACTTTCTTTCTGTACTCTCTGATTATACCCCCTTCCTTTTATTTCTCCGTTTACCACAAGAACAGCACCGATTGGAATTCCGCCCTCTTCCAGACCTTTTTTAGCCTCATCGAAGGCTGCCTGCATAAATTTATCCATATTTTTCCTTCATTATACCCATTAGAGGGCAGGTTTTATAAGAGTCGGGTCTTCCAGAAAATCCATGCCTCAAAAGGGGGCAACGGATCATTTTATGCCCATGAGAATACCTGATTCTGTGGGGCCTTTATAAGGCAGGCGACGGATCTCAGAAGCCCCTGCGTTTTCAAGCATCTCCCGGATTTCTGACTCGGAATAGGATTGTCCGCCATCCGTTGCCACTAACATATTGATGCTGAAGAGAGCTGCAAAGAGCGGGGCTGTGCGCAGATCTTCAAGGATGAAATCATGGATGAAAATGCGGCCTCCGGGTTTTAAAGCTGACATGGCCTTTACAACAAGCCTTTGGGCATCTTCCGGATTCTCCCCATGGAGAATGTGGGAAATCCATACAGCATCAAAAGCTTCCGGTTCTGCCACACTGTCCGTGTGAAAATTGAAATCTTTAAAAGCCATGCGCCCTTCAAGGCCATAGCGGGCAATGATTTTTTCCGCAAAGGGTCTTGTGGTGGGCAGATCATAGACATCTGCCGTCAGATCCTTGTTTTCCATACAGAAATGAATGGCAAAGGTTCCCGGCCCTCCGCCAAAATCCAGAAGACGGCGGCATCCGGAAAGATCAAGGGCCTTTGCAACGCCCGGTGCGGTGGCAGAAGCGATGTTGAACATCCCCATGAGAAAACTTTCCCGCTCTGCTTCTTCCGTAACACCGTCAAGGCTGCTGTCAACGGGTTTTCCCGAAAGAACCGACTCGGACATGCGGTTCCAGGAATCCATGAGAAAGTGGTGGTGCAGAATCATGTAACCCACATAGGCGGGGGCATCCTTCACCAGAAAGGCCTCCGCAGCCGGGGTGTTGGCATAAAGGCTGTCTTTTTTTTCAAGAAGCTCCATGGCAGAAAGGGCATCCAGCAGGGCCACAACTCCCCTGAGATCCCCCTTCATGGCATGGCAGAGATCTCTGGCACTTGCAGGGCCTTTGGAAAGAAGGGTAAAAATTTCCAGCTTCACCCCCGTATGCAGGGTGCAGACCTGCCAGTAGGAGCCCGAAAGGCGCAGAAGAGTGCCGGGATTCCAGGAAGATTCCGTCATGATGGTTCTCCTTTCTCAATCATTTGATTTGATTCGTAATTATTCAGCACAATTTATTTCGAACTGCCAATGCTGTCATTGCAGCAGCTTCGTACTGTTGCAAGGCTCCGAGTCTATTTGAAAGTGACATTGCAATCGTTTCGGCAAGAAGCTCCCGAATCCGGCACTCAAGATCCCTAAACACTTTTGCTCCCGTAAAGGGCTTGAGCTTTTCAGCTTGAGTGCCGGATTGCGTCACGGGCAAATAGCCTGGAGCCTGTGCATCTGTCTTGCAGGTATGATATGAAAAAGCGTGCTGAACAGTTACAAATTATTGAAATTAAATGGCTATATTTTACGATTGTGGCGGGCACCCGTAAAGGGTGCCCCTACAAAACAGGGGTCGTAAAAACCATCCATAGGGGCAGATGATTCGCCCACATCACCTCAGGTTCCGCAAAAAGTCCGATGCACAAGCTCATGGGGCTGCGGTGGATCAGCATAATTTTCAAAACCCGGCTGAGGATCAAAGGGCCGGGACAGCACATAGAGCAGGGTTTCAAAGGGCTTGAAGTCACCCCTGTCCTCTGCGGCCCGGATAACTTCCTCCACCCTGTGGTTACGGGGAATGAAAAGAGGATTCACCTTCCGCATGGCTGCGGCACGCTGAACGCCATCGCCGTCTTCGGCATCCAGGCGATTCAGCCAGTCCCCCAGCCATGGACCGCAGGCCTCAGGTTCCCTGAAAAGGGCCGTGAACCCGGATACCCTTGCAGGGTCTTCTGCAATATCGCAGAGCTTACGGAAACTTAAAGTGAAATCAGCTCCCTGAGTATGCATAAGCTTTAATAAAGACTGAATCAGCTTTTCATCCCCTTCCCTTGCCTTAAAAAATCCGAGCTTCTGACCCATAGCAAAAAGCCAGTGGCGCTGGAAGACATCGGGAAAGGCCCCGAGAACAGCATTGGCCTGCTCCAGTTCTTCATCAGAAAAAAGCGGCAGAAGACTTTCCGCAAAACGCAGCAGATTCCAGTGGACAATCTGCGGCTGCCTTGCATAGGCGTATCTTCCTGCCTGATCAATGGAACTGAAAACCTTCATAGGATCATAGGCATCCATAAAGGCGCAGGGGCCAAAATCAATGGTTTCTCCGGAAAGGGCACAATTGTCCGTGTTCATCACACCATGGATAAAACCCACCTGCATCCATGATGCCACAAGGCTGGCCTGCCGCTCCATCACAGCCCGAAGCAGACCAACAGGCCCATCTCCTTCCATTGTCATCTCCGGGAAATGCCGTTTCATCACATAATCCGCCAGAATATGAAGGGCTTCCCTGTCTTTTTTTGCCGCAAAAAATTCAAAGGTTCCCACACGGATGTGGCTCAAGGCCACACGGGTAAGCACAGCACCGGGAAATTTTTTTTCCCGAAGCACCTCTTCTCCAGTCAGCACCACGGCCAGAGACCGGGTGGCAGGGATACCAAGGGCATGCATGGCCTCCCCAAGGATATACTCCCGCAGCACAGGCCCCAGAGGCGCCCTGCCGTCTCCATTACGTGAAAAGGGGGTTGGGCCGGAACCCTTCAGCTGAATATCCCGGCGCAACCCGCCTTTGTCCACAATCTCTCCCAGCAGAATGGCCCGGCCATCCCCAAGCTGAGGCACAAAATGACCAAACTGATGCCCTGCATAGGCCATGGCCAGAGGCTCAGCACCTTCAGGTACCCGGTTGCCCGAAAGAATTTCTCCCCAGACTTCAGGAGAAAAGATCTCCCAGTGAAGCCCCAGATTCTCCAGAAGCCCCCGGTTTATTTTCATAAGCACAGGCTTTTTCACCGGAACCGGATGCTGAAAAACATAAAAACGGGAAGGCAGACGGGCATAGCTGTTGTCAAAGGGAATGGCTGAATCCATGGGAAAGCTCCTGAGCCTCTGTAAGACCGTTAAACTGCAATTTCAGGAAAGAAAGGAGGCAAGGCGTTCTTTGATGATCCTTTCAGCATCCTCCACAATACGACGGATCAACTCCTCCACAGAAGGCACATCACGGATCAGCCCCGCCACAGGACTTGCCCCCCAGACACCGCCGTTAACATCCCCGTTCTTCATGGCCTGTTCTCCCCTTTTTCCCGCAACAAGGGGGGCCAGCTCCTCTATGGTTACACCACCCCGCTTTTCCAGCGCCACAATCTCATCGGCCAGGGTGTTTTTATAAATCCTTGCCGTATTATGCAGGGTTCTGAAAATCAGTGCGGTCTGCCGTTCATCGGCATCCACAAGGGCCTGTTTAATATTGGCATGCACAGGCGCTTCCTTTGTTGCCACAAAACGAGTGCCCATATTGATCCCGTCCGCCCCCAGTGCCAGTGCTGCAACCAGTCCCCTGCCATCGGCAAATCCACCGGAGGCAAGAATTGGAATATCAAGGCTGTCTGCGGCCAGAGGCAGGAGGATCAGGCCCGGAATATCGTCTTCTCCGGGATGTCCTGCGCACTCAAACCCATCCACACTGACAATGTCGCAGCCAATTTTCTGCGCCTTCAGGGCATGGCGCACGGAAGTGCATTTATGAATCACCGTGATTCCCGCCTCTTTAAACAGAGGCAGAAACTCCTCCGGGCTTCTGCCCGCGGTTTCCACAATTTTCACACCCTTTTCCACAATAATGCGGGCATAATCCATATAGGGTACAGGCTTGAGGGTGGGCAGAAGGGTGAGATTCACACCGACGGGCTGATCCGTGAGGGAAAAAAGCCTGTCGATCTCATGGCCAAGGGCCTCAGGGTCGGGATAAATCAATGCCGTCAAAAGACCAAGGCCACCGGCATTGGATACCGCCGCTGCAAGGTCTGCCGTTCCCACCCACTGCATGCCACCCTGAACAATGGGATGGCGTATACCCAGTTTTTCCGTAATCCGTGTTTTCATATTTTTTCTCCGTGAAGGGTTTCGGGTTTGAAAAAATTATACAGAAAAAATTTGCAAGCGCTAAAACTGAACATCCAGCTTACTTCCCCTGTAAAGGCACTGCAAGATTGTGATTCAAAAAAGTCTTTTTCCTGCTTCCCGAACCAGAACATCCGTAAAGTCTTTAAGAAGGGAGGAACCGATGTCCCAGCAGTGCCAGAAAAGGGGAATGTCCATGGGCATATCCGGAACCAGCTCCACAAGGGAGCCGGAATTGAGAAAACTTCGGCTCTGGAGATCCGGCACCATGCCACAGCCAAGGCCCAAAAGGATAAAGTTCAGAAAGCTTGTGGCGGAAGGAATATAATGTACCGGAGGATTAAGGGATAAACCCTTTACCTGATTAAAAAAACGATCCTGCAGGCGGTCTTTACGGTTAAAAATCAGCACTGGTGCTTGAAGATCCCGCAGACCTTCCAACCCCGACGGCAGCCAGCGGT includes:
- a CDS encoding linear amide C-N hydrolase gives rise to the protein MRKMMNLWAALMIFSSLALAADAYACTRVVYIGPEQTVLTGRTMDFSIDIPPNLWLFPRGMERSGQVGPNSLKWVSRYGSIATSSWDISTPDGMNEKGLVANMLWLVQSEYPPFDKKGRKTGLTIAAWAQYVLDNFATVKEAVASLGKEAFVVVTDFIPGTDKFTTVHLSISDASGDSAILEYVEGRLVIHHDSSHQVMTNDPLFKDQLAIKGYWENIPGTIFLPGSNRAADRFVRASYYINAIPQTSNPHLAVASVFSVIRNVSVPYGISTEGQPHISSTRWRVVADQKRLIYFFENVLTPNILWVDMNQVDFTAGKPVRKLPLDAGQVYAGNALGHFIVSEPFEFQGL
- a CDS encoding bacteriohemerythrin: MVASLVKKSLDVKIAGSLLLVVILALIFMLWAFRSVQIHDSTRIAEAMAAQVQAMDSVSVNADTRALLEGLQKDIRAIPHTLSHGMLGRMVLAAAASLLFVMLAMGFLFNRIFLTPVRELNASLRKAIKGKERDLTVRMGLVREDEIGSLSAGFDLFVATLDEIIMSVGGKTQSIAAASSEVAMVSAEMEGEASDLHRRSNSVAAAAEEMNTSMHTVAAASEEASTNIAMVAEAAAQMQVNISGVAGNCREALEISTQARNQVDVVSDKVGTLGAAAQEIGNVTELITEIAEQTNLLALNATIEAARAGEYGKGFAVVAGEIKKLADQTADATRIIREKIGGIQSSTRETVEEVGTISQVISQVDQIVHEIVLSVDEQSSRASEVAENIDQASIGIREVNENVAQSSLVASEIARDIATVDTVAAEMSGRSSHMSISAKDLDLLASNLREMIAVFRVSNKEKAGGLDSGLKASDIPELMPWSSRLATSIKTIDDQHRELVRLINLLHKAMRLQKGTAELGGILKQLADYTVTHFAYEEELFARYGYPESRSHSKVHRDLVARVVGIQKDFESGKATVTMDLMDFLKDWLNTHILKTDMAYVPFLKEKMGKTELRL
- a CDS encoding nucleoside deaminase, whose protein sequence is MDKFMQAAFDEAKKGLEEGGIPIGAVLVVNGEIKGRGYNQRVQKESAVLHAEIDCIEKAGRLTARDYKNSVLYTTLSPCDMCSGAALLYKIPKIVIGENINFKGAEDYLQSRGIEVEVLNDESCILQMKDFIKKNSALWNEDIGE
- a CDS encoding methyltransferase; the protein is MTESSWNPGTLLRLSGSYWQVCTLHTGVKLEIFTLLSKGPASARDLCHAMKGDLRGVVALLDALSAMELLEKKDSLYANTPAAEAFLVKDAPAYVGYMILHHHFLMDSWNRMSESVLSGKPVDSSLDGVTEEAERESFLMGMFNIASATAPGVAKALDLSGCRRLLDFGGGPGTFAIHFCMENKDLTADVYDLPTTRPFAEKIIARYGLEGRMAFKDFNFHTDSVAEPEAFDAVWISHILHGENPEDAQRLVVKAMSALKPGGRIFIHDFILEDLRTAPLFAALFSINMLVATDGGQSYSESEIREMLENAGASEIRRLPYKGPTESGILMGIK
- a CDS encoding protein adenylyltransferase SelO, producing MDSAIPFDNSYARLPSRFYVFQHPVPVKKPVLMKINRGLLENLGLHWEIFSPEVWGEILSGNRVPEGAEPLAMAYAGHQFGHFVPQLGDGRAILLGEIVDKGGLRRDIQLKGSGPTPFSRNGDGRAPLGPVLREYILGEAMHALGIPATRSLAVVLTGEEVLREKKFPGAVLTRVALSHIRVGTFEFFAAKKDREALHILADYVMKRHFPEMTMEGDGPVGLLRAVMERQASLVASWMQVGFIHGVMNTDNCALSGETIDFGPCAFMDAYDPMKVFSSIDQAGRYAYARQPQIVHWNLLRFAESLLPLFSDEELEQANAVLGAFPDVFQRHWLFAMGQKLGFFKAREGDEKLIQSLLKLMHTQGADFTLSFRKLCDIAEDPARVSGFTALFREPEACGPWLGDWLNRLDAEDGDGVQRAAAMRKVNPLFIPRNHRVEEVIRAAEDRGDFKPFETLLYVLSRPFDPQPGFENYADPPQPHELVHRTFCGT
- a CDS encoding NAD(P)H-dependent flavin oxidoreductase; translated protein: MKTRITEKLGIRHPIVQGGMQWVGTADLAAAVSNAGGLGLLTALIYPDPEALGHEIDRLFSLTDQPVGVNLTLLPTLKPVPYMDYARIIVEKGVKIVETAGRSPEEFLPLFKEAGITVIHKCTSVRHALKAQKIGCDIVSVDGFECAGHPGEDDIPGLILLPLAADSLDIPILASGGFADGRGLVAALALGADGINMGTRFVATKEAPVHANIKQALVDADERQTALIFRTLHNTARIYKNTLADEIVALEKRGGVTIEELAPLVAGKRGEQAMKNGDVNGGVWGASPVAGLIRDVPSVEELIRRIVEDAERIIKERLASFLS